In Crassostrea angulata isolate pt1a10 chromosome 6, ASM2561291v2, whole genome shotgun sequence, a genomic segment contains:
- the LOC128190466 gene encoding protein PML-like: protein MESQKDTGLSDEANIVECQICCKWTTRPRCLPCVHSFCETCLQSYIQEKAKEKITLGSTDEEKLLTNYYCPVCNHEVKVADTELSSGAWPKLLPVNRLLITIVEKLSLERAKFCDPCKRGDDEKEAVSWCRECGEALCDQCTTYHKRVKMLMDHEVLSLEDIRGHPRKIADTEEICSIHPGKNVEAICHSHDKLCCMDCVTYQHKECKKVTPLTDAAREIKGSKAITNLIIKMKQIDNQAVSVVESQSSNVEELQNQQDAIVLKIQELKAEVTKHLDKIEEQFRQDFSIIHTALLEKLEIQSREFGFIHRAINNGQKVLNVSLSHGSNEQVYVTAHKLKKICEKHEKYIKTESRNIYHHDYNLKLNETLEGFTACINSIAKINISRLATNIVPAFMKDMVAAELGEFNGKSPSDTCHPWFTSGIFIPNGNLILADFKNKKIKCFDNDDVLVSEISLEYQPWGVALFEQNVLVFTTPDRPELRFIELKDNQGMELREDTMDVVAGCHSIQVDEKRITLACSTEIRVLLRDGQVERIIEIKDRGTRYAYRAPDGTISYTNKMALVSLKGNVKEMQYSDKELRSPRGFTVDKEANYYVCGMDSNNIHQVQPNGRLEKLLLSSKSGIRNPYAIGIDHMTNRIFVTQMDCETVKMYRLITNW from the coding sequence ATGGAATCACAAAAAGACACGGGACTTTCGGACGAAGCAAACATCGTTGAGTGTCAAATATGCTGTAAATGGACAACTCGGCCGAGATGTTTACCTTGTGTTCATTCATTCTGTGAAACTTGCTTACAATCGTACATTCAAGAGAAAGCTAAGGAAAAGATAACTCTAGGATCAACAGACGAAGAAAAACTGCTGACTAATTATTATTGTCCCGTTTGTAACCATGAAGTTAAGGTTGCAGACACAGAGCTCTCTTCCGGTGCTTGGCCCAAGTTACTTCCGGTAAATCGTCTGCTGATCACCATTGTGGAAAAGTTGTCACTTGAGAGAGCCAAATTTTGTGATCCATGCAAGCGGGGGGATGACGAAAAGGAAGCTGTCTCTTGGTGTCGGGAGTGTGGCGAAGCTTTGTGTGATCAATGTACAACCTATCACAAACGAGTCAAAATGTTGATGGACCACGAAGTTCTGTCTCTGGAAGACATCCGGGGTCATCCACGAAAAATAGCGGACACTGAGGAAATCTGCTCCATACACCCTGGGAAGAACGTGGAAGCTATCTGTCACAGCCATGACAAGTTGTGCTGCATGGATTGTGTAACCTACCAACACAAGGAGTGCAAGAAAGTCACACCGCTAACAGACGCAGCAAGAGAAATCAAAGGAAGCAAAGCAATCACCAATCTGATTatcaaaatgaaacaaattgaCAACCAAGCTGTGTCTGTTGTAGAGAGTCAATCCTCCAACGTAGAGGAACTGCAAAACCAACAGGATGCAATCGTACTAAAGATTCAAGAACTGAAAGCAGAGGTCACAAAGCATTTAGACAAGATTGAGGAACAGTTCAGGCAGGATTTTTCTATAATACACACCGCTTTGCTGGAAAAGCtagaaattcaaagcagggaGTTCGGATTTATCCACCGCGCTATCAACAATGGCCAGAAAGTACTGAATGTTTCCCTGTCTCATGGCTCTAACGAACAAGTCTACGTCACTGCTCATAAACTCAAGAAAATTTGCGAAAAACACGAAAAGTATATAAAAACAGAAAGTAGGAACATATATCATCACGACtacaatttgaaattgaatgaaaCATTAGAGGGATTCACTGCATGTATCAATTCAATAGCCAAGATTAACATCAGTAGGTTAGCTACAAACATCGTTCCAGCATTTATGAAGGACATGGTTGCCGCAGAATTGGGAGAATTCAACGGAAAATCCCCATCAGATACGTGTCATCCATGGTTCACTAGCGGCATCTTTATTCCAAATGGAAATCTGATTTTAgctgattttaaaaacaagaaaataaaatgttttgataacGATGACGTTTTGGTATCAGAAATTTCTCTAGAGTATCAACCATGGGGCGTGGCTCTTTTCGAGCAAAACGTTTTGGTATTTACCACCCCAGATCGCCCTGAATTAAGATTCATCGAACTAAAAGATAACCAAGGAATGGAACTCCGCGAAGATACAATGGATGTGGTAGCTGGTTGTCATAGCATTCAGGTAGACGAGAAGAGAATAACTCTAGCGTGTTCGACAGAGATTCGTGTCTTATTAAGAGATGGACAGGTAGAAAGAATAATTGAGATCAAAGACCGGGGAACGCGTTACGCGTATAGAGCTCCAGATGGAACAATCTCCTACACAAACAAAATGGCGCTAGTCAGCTTGAAGGGAAACGTCAAAGAGATGCAGTATTCGGATAAAGAACTGCGGTCTCCCCGCGGATTTACCGTAGACAAAGAAGCCAATTACTATGTCTGTGGCATGGACTCCAACAACATCCACCAAGTGCAGCCGAATGGAAGACTAGAGAAATTGTTGCTTAGTTCGAAAAGTGGAATTCGAAATCCATACGCCATTGGTATCGATCATATGACGAATCGAATTTTTGTTACTCAGATGGACTGTGAAACAGTAAAAATGTATCGACTTATAACAAACTGGTGA
- the LOC128190156 gene encoding probable G-protein coupled receptor 139: MNTKDYEDILMKYESFRVKKFISVYISPVILIVGTTGNIISFFILRRNMFRISTYFYLAILAIADLVVLQFGLLREWIGELSGYDIRNASNLSCKLFVSLTYLGSDFSVWLIVAVTTERFIAVCFPLKASVLCSVNKARSVTLSLLCVAFCLNVHFLWTTELSEVHLNTSDVAKCTAGPEFDFLLTDVWPLVDAFTYSFIPTFICSVLNTLIIRRVIIARKYRGRLQKCHTGRNHLLKKSLPSESTIKLTKMLLAVSLTFILTTLPNSIYIVVQNYWNFDHGENLLLEISNFALARTVTDHLMFINHSVNFFLYCATGKKFRKSMDRALCKFRQPSNRSCSDSNIPHLMSRVSYTTGRLSVNLVVFDSKLLNRRTTRF; encoded by the coding sequence atgaacACAAAGGATTATGAAGATATTTTAATGAAGTATGAGTCGTTTCGagttaaaaagtttatttcGGTGTACATTTCACCTGTCATTCTTATTGTCGGAACTACCGGAAATATCATTTCTTTCTTCATTTTACGGAGGAATATGTTTCGGATATCTACCTATTTTTACCTAGCTATTCTCGCTATTGCGGATCTAGTCGTGTTACAATTCGGACTTCTTCGGGAATGGATAGGAGAATTATCCGGATACGATATCCGAAATGCCAGCAATTTATCCTGTAAGTTGTTTGTTTCTTTAACATACTTAGGGAGTGATTTCTCAGTATGGTTAATAGTAGCGGTAACAACTGAACGTTTCATTGCCGTGTGTTTTCCCCTCAAAGCAAGTGTGTTATGTAGTGTTAACAAAGCTCGGAGCGTCACCCTTTCTTTGCTCTGCGTGGCCTTTTGCCTCAATGTCCACTTTCTGTGGACAACTGAGCTTTCTGAGGTGCATCTAAACACTAGCGATGTTGCAAAGTGTACCGCTGGTCCCGAGTTCGACTTTCTTCTGACGGATGTTTGGCCTTTAGTAGACGCCTTTACTTATTCATTCATTCCGACTTTTATTTGCTCGGTTTTAAACACATTGATAATCCGACGTGTGATAATTGCCCGGAAGTACAGAGGTCGGTTACAGAAGTGCCATACGGGAAGAAACCATTTGCTCAAGAAATCGTTGCCATCTGAGAGCACCATAAAACTAACTAAGATGCTTTTAGCAGTGTCCTTAACTTTCATATTAACAACTCTCCCCAATAGTATTTACATCGTTGTTCAGAATTACTGGAATTTCGATCACGGCGAAAATCTCCTTTTGGAAATTTCAAACTTTGCTTTAGCCAGAACTGTGACCGATCACCTTATGTTTATCAATCATTCCGTGAATTTCTTTCTTTACTGTGCTACAGGAAAAAAATTTCGCAAAAGTATGGATCGGGCTCTTTGTAAATTCCGACAACCATCGAACCGTTCGTGCTCAGATAGCAACATTCCCCATTTGATGAGTAGGGTGAGTTATACAACAGGTAGACTAAGTGTTAATTTAGTCGTGTTCGACTCCAAACTTTTGAACAGGAGGACCacaagattttaa
- the LOC128190855 gene encoding probable G-protein coupled receptor 139 yields the protein MNTKDYEDILMKYESFRVKKFISVYISPVILIVGTTGNIISFFILRRNMFRISTYFYLAILAIADLVVLQFGLLREWIGELSGYDIRNASNLSCKLFVSLTYLGSDFSVWLIVAVTTERFIAVCFPLKASVLCSVNKARSVTLSLLCMAFCLNVHFLWTTELSEVHLNTSDVAKCTAGPEFDFLLTDVWPLVDAFTYSFIPTFICSVLNTLIIRRVIIARKYRGQLQKCNTGRNHLLKKSLPSESTIKLTKMLLAVSLTFILTTLPNSIYIVVQNYWNFDHGENLLLEISNFALARTVTDHLMFINHSVNFFLYCATGKKFRKSMDRALCKFRQPSNRSCSDSNIPHLMSRVSYTTGRLSVNLVVFDSKLLNRRTTRF from the coding sequence atgaacaCAAAGGATTATGAAGATATTTTAATGAAGTATGAGTCGTTTCGagttaaaaagtttatttcGGTGTACATTTCACCTGTCATTCTTATTGTCGGAACTACTGGAAATATCATTTCCTTCTTCATTTTACGGAGGAATATGTTTCGGATATCTACATATTTTTACCTAGCTATTCTCGCTATTGCGGATCTAGTCGTGTTACAATTCGGACTTCTTCGGGAATGGATAGGAGAATTATCCGGATATGATATCCGAAATGCCAGCAATTTATCCTGTAAGTTGTTTGTTTCTTTAACATACTTAGGGAGTGATTTCTCAGTATGGTTAATAGTAGCGGTAACAACTGAACGTTTCATTGCCGTGTGTTTTCCCCTCAAAGCAAGTGTGTTATGTAGTGTTAACAAAGCTCGGAGCGTCACCCTATCTTTGCTCTGCATGGCCTTTTGCCTCAACGTCCACTTCCTGTGGACAACTGAGCTTTCTGAGGTGCATCTAAACACTAGCGATGTTGCAAAGTGTACCGCTGGTCCCGAGTTCGACTTTCTTCTGACGGATGTTTGGCCTTTAGTAGACGCCTTTACTTATTCATTCATTCCGACTTTTATTTGCTCGGTTTTAAACACATTGATAATCCGACGTGTGATAATTGCCCGGAAGTACAGAGGTCAGTTACAGAAGTGCAATACGGGAAGAAACCATTTGCTCAAGAAATCGTTGCCATCTGAGAGCACCATAAAACTAACTAAGATGCTTTTAGCAGTGTCCTTAACTTTCATATTAACAACTCTCCCCAATAGTATTTACATTGTTGTTCAGAATTATTGGAATTTCGATCACGGCGAAAACCTCCTTTTGGAAATTTCAAACTTTGCTTTAGCCAGAACTGTGACCGATCACCTTATGTTTATCAATCATTCCGTGAATTTCTTTCTTTACTGTGCTACAGGAAAAAAATTTCGCAAAAGTATGGACCGGGCTCTTTGTAAATTCCGACAACCATCGAACCGTTCGTGCTCAGATAGCAACATTCCCCATTTGATGAGTAGGGTGAGTTATACCACAGGTAGACTAAGTGTTAATTTAGTCGTGTTCGACTCCAAACTTTTGAACAGGAGGACCacaagattttaa